The DNA sequence CTGGCGCCGGGCGAATGCCCTGGTAATTTTCACGAATCAGTTCATCGTTGCTGAGATTCTCATTCGCCGCATAACCCATAACGTTGTTCTCACCTTTTTATGCAAATACTCAGCAAAGGCCTCCGCCAGACGGTCTGCCAGCGCTTTCAGCATGATTTTATTGTAATCATCGTTATTCTGTTCATACGCCTGCGCCAGAGTGTCTTCTTCCAGTCCCCCAGTCACAGCGAACGCGCCCAGATAATCCGCTTTACCGGAAGTGATCGGTGCGACAAAATCAGCCAGACAGTAATTGGCAAACTCTTTTTTCTCGGTCTGCTGACGTAAGTGATGGCTTACTGCCAGAATATCGCTACGCTGCTCATCACGATAAATAACAATGTCATCTCCCTGGCGATTCGCCGGGAATATCCCCACCACCCCGCGTGGCGTAAGCGCTCGCTGTCGATGCAGTTGATCAAGCAGCGCATTGGCATCGCTAAAAAGGCGCTGAGCCTCTTCACCCACCACATCATCCTGCAGAATTCTCGGATATTTACCCGCCAGTGACCAGGTCATAAAAAAGGGTGTCCAGTCGATGTAAGGACGTAACATCGCAATGTCAGCACTCACTTCCTCTACACCACAGAAAACCGGGCATGGTGGCTGATAGTTCTGCCAGTCAGTGGGTAAGCTATTGTCTCTGGCAACAGCCAGCGGTACGGGGGGAGTGCGTGGCTTTTTACGCGCGTATTGTATGCGAACGGTTTCGTATTCGCGTCGCGTGCGTGCCACAAAATCATCACGCTGGCCTGAGGAGAGTAAAGCAGAGACGACACCAACGGTACGCGAGGCATTTTGTACATAAACCGTTGGCCCGGCATAGTTTTGCTCTATTTTTACTGCTGTATGGGCTTTTGACGTTGTGGCGCCGCCAATCAATAACGGTACAGTGAATCCCTGCCGCTGCATCTCTTTAGCAACGTGTACCATCTCGTCGAGTGATGGCGTAATCAGTCCTGATAAACCGATAATATCCGCCTGATGTTCAACAGCAGCCTGCAATATCTTTTCACACGGTACCATTACGCCCAGATCAATGATCTCATAGTTATTGCACTGCAACACCACACCGACAATATTTTTACCTATATCGTGAACATCGCCTTTCACTGTTGCCAGAATAATCCTGCCATTTGAACTCCCTCCCTGCTTACTGGCTTCAATATAGGGTTCAAGATAAGCCACAGCCTGCTTCATCACCCTTGCAGACTTTACAACCTGGGGGAGAAACATCTTCCCTTCGCCAAACAGGTCACCGACCACATTCATTCCTGCCATCAAAGGTCCTTCGATGACCTCTATAGGGCGTGTGGCCTGTAGACGTGCTGCTTCAGTATCCGATTCGATGAATTCGGTAATTCCCTTCACCAGAGCATATTCAAGACGCTTCTCAACCGGCCAGCTGCGCCATTCAGCTTGTTGCTGGCGGTTATCATCTTCTGATTTACCGCCACGGTAAGCTTCAGCACAAGCCAGCAAACGTTCAGTGCTGTCTGAACGGCGGTTGAGAATCACATCCTCCACCGCCTCTTTCAATGCCGGATCAACATCATCATAAATAGCCAGCTGGCCCGCGTTGACGATACCCATATCCATGCCATTGCGGATCGCGTAAAAAAGAAATACAGCGTGAATAGCTTCGCGGACGGGCTCGTTCCCGCGAAAAGAGAATGACACATTAGATACCCCACCTGAGATCATGGCGTGGGGAAGCTCACGTTTGATATCGTCACAAGCGCCAATGAAATCCACTGCATAATTGTTATGCTCTTCGATTCCCGTGGCCACAGCAAAGATGTTCGGGTCAAAGATGATATCTTCCGGAGGGAAACCAATTTGTTCAGTCAACAGATGATAAGCACGGCGACAAATCTCAATTTTTCTTTCGCGGGTATCGGCCTGTCCCGTTTCATCGAAAGCCATCACCACCATGGCAGCACCATAGCGACGAATCGTCCGGGCATGTTCAAGGAACAGCGCCTCGCCTTCTTTCATCGAGATAGAGTTAACGATGCCTTTGCCCTGGATACACTGCAATCCTTTTTCAATCACCGCCCATTTCGATGAGTCGATCATCACCGGTACCCGGGCAATATCAGGCTCACCTGCGATCAGATTGAGAAAACGCACCATGGCTGCCTCAGCATCGAGCATCCCCTCATCCATATTGATATCGATAATCTGAGCACCACTCTCTACCTGCTGCAGCGCAACATCCAGCGCCTCGTTATATTTTTCCTCTTTGATTAATCGCTTAAATTTGGCTGAACCGGTAACGTTAGTACGCTCACCAATATTCACAAACAGTGTATCCTGACCAATATTCAGCGGCTCCAACCCTGATAATCGACAGGACACGGGTAACACCGGTAGGGCTCGCGGCGCTACCCCCTCTACGACAGCGGCCATGGCAGCAATATGCTCGGGCGTGGTGCCACAGCAGCCACCAACGATATTTAAAAAACCCGCACGAGTCCACTCGCCTATTTGTTCAGCCATCGCGTTGGCATCAAGATCGTATTCGCCAAAAGCGTTAGGTAATCCTGCGTTGGGATGAGCGGCCACATAACCTTCGGATATGCGTGACAGTTCCGCAATATAAGGACGCAACTCATCGGGCCCTAAGGCACAGTTAAGTCCGAATGATAATGGCTCAGCATGGCGCAACGCATTATAAAAAGCTTCGGTTGTTTGTCCTGATAAGGTTCGTCCCGAAGCATCAGTGATCGTTCCCGAGATCATCAACAGTAACGTCACTCCCATCGCATCAAACTCGCTTTTGACGGCGTAAATAGCAGCTTTAGCGTTCAGCGTGTCAAAAACTGTTTCAATCATGATGATGTCGACACCACCCGTAATCAATGCATGGACAGACTCGCGATAAGCCTCAACCAGCTGCATAAAAGTGATGTTACGATAAGCGGGATCATTCACATCAGGTGAAAAAGAGCAGGTTCGGTTCGTTGGCCCCAGTACACCAGCAACAAAACGCGGCTTATGTGGTGTTTTTGCACTCCACTCATCTGCGGCTATACGGGCCAGTTTGGCCGCAGCAAAATTAATTTCTGCAGACAGACTCTCCATATGATAGTCCGCCATCGCAATACGCGTGGCGTTGAAGGTGTTGGTTTCAAGGATATCTGCACCGGCCGCGAGGTAACTGTGGTGAATTTCACTGATCACATCAGGACGCGTTAATACCAGCAGATCATTATTCCCTTTCAGATCACTCTGCCAGCCAGCAAATCGGGTACCTCTAAAATCAGCCTCATCCAATCGATAGCTCTGGATCATCGTTCCCATCGCGCCATCCAGTAACATGATCCGTTTTACCAGCTGCTGCTCCAGCGCAGTTACTCTGTCCACTCTGCTATCCTCATTAACACCCATTATTCAGCCAGATAAGCTTAATCGCACCACACCCGACCACAAGCAACGCTATGTGCGGCAGGTACAGTATCTGCTCATTCGAGGGTCGGATTCATTGACCTAAGATCAAATGGTGTAATTTGATAAACAAAATAATTCAGCCAGTTGGAAAATAATAAATTACCGTGACTACGCCAACTGGCACAGGGCGTCAGTGCAGGATTATTCTGAGGGTAGTAATGATGAGGAATCTCAGGACTCAATCCTGCCTGCAGATCGCGCTGATATTCTCCTGCCAGCGTCAGTGCATCATATTCAGGATGACCCGTGACAAACGCCAGACGTTTATCTTTACTGGCAAATAAATATGCACCAGCCTGATCAGACTCTGCGAGAAGATCCAAATCCGTGTGGTCACGCAGTATCTGCGTCGGAAAATCAGCATAGCGTGAATGAGGTGCCAGAAAACTATCATCAAACCCACGGGTCAGAAGTGCATGTGGGTCCAGTGTCTGGTGTGTATAGACTCCTGATAGTTTTGTTTCCCGGGTCAACTTGGGAATACCATATAAAATATTCAAGGCCGCCTGAACGGCCCAGCAAACAAACAATGTCGAAGTGACATGCTCTTTAGCCCAGTGGAGTACACGCTGAATTTGCGGCCAGTACGCTACGTCATTAAAATCAACCAATCCCAGAGGGGCACCTGTCACAATTAGCCCATCAAAATTCTGTGATTCAATCTCATCAAAATTACAGTAAAAATTATTCAGATGTTCAGTTGGCGTATTACGCGACTCTCGCGAATCGATACGCAGCAACTGAATATCTACCTGTAATGGAGAGTTGGATAACAAACGCAAAAACTGATTCTCAGTTTCTATTTTTTTTGGCATCAGATTAAGGATCAGTACTTTCAACGGACGTATTTCCTGGCCTGTTGCGCGGGATGCTGTCATCACAAACACATTTTCTTCGCGTAAAAAACTGACCGCTGGCAACTCATCCTGTACTCGAATCGGCATAACCTTATTACCTCAAAGCATACGTTTAAACGTTTAGACATCCAGACAGCTAAAGATAACGATAAACTCGGCTTATGTCGAGAGCGGTGAAGATAAGGTGAAAAAATTTCATTCACATCGCCTCGCAGGCCATGATGTGATCAAATACTAAACAGCAATTCTGTTCTTCCGGTGAAAAACGTGATGCCTCTTTACAAATCATTCACCAGATTAGCAGGCAATATGGCTGAATCAGAAAGCAGCCAGGCCATGTCTGGGATGAAGCAAAGCAGAACGAGAAATCAGGAAAGAGGATTGAAAGCGTTCACACAGAAGAGCAACGACTGCTTTACATAGTGTATTGATAGTCAAAACGTCAGAAATGTAAAAAGCCCTGCACAATAGTGCAGGGCTTTCTGTTTGATGCCTGGCAGTTCCCTACTCTCGCATGGGGAGACCCCACACTACCATCGGCGCTACGGCGTTTCACTTCTGAGTTCGGCATGGGGTCAGGTGGGACCACCGCGCTACTGCCGCCAGGCAAATTCTTGATGCGGAAACAATTCGTTTCTGCTGAAAGTTTTAAGTGGGAAATAAACCAAAATTACTTATTACCCAATATAATACTTATACTTCTGTTACAGATAAAATTTGTATTAATTATTTTTCTATCTTCTGTAACACAAAACCCTTAACTTAAGGATCCTGATACTAAATTGATGCCTGGCAGTTCCCTACTCTCGCATGGGGAGACCCCACACTACCATCAGCGCTACGGCGTTTCACTTCTGAGTTCGGCATGGGGTCAGGTGGGACCACCGCGCTACTGCCGCCAGGCAAATTCTTGGTGCCAGAAACAAATCTTTTGCACTGCTGCTGCGTTGGCTGCTATCGCGATGTTCAGTCACATACCAGCGTATGCTCCTTCTCATCGTCTCGGTTGCCGCCTTGCTTCAGCACAAAATCTTTCGTTTCCGCTAAAT is a window from the Erwinia sp. genome containing:
- the metH_2 gene encoding Methionine synthase (ID:JIFNMEKO_02811;~source:Prodigal:2.6); protein product: MDRVTALEQQLVKRIMLLDGAMGTMIQSYRLDEADFRGTRFAGWQSDLKGNNDLLVLTRPDVISEIHHSYLAAGADILETNTFNATRIAMADYHMESLSAEINFAAAKLARIAADEWSAKTPHKPRFVAGVLGPTNRTCSFSPDVNDPAYRNITFMQLVEAYRESVHALITGGVDIIMIETVFDTLNAKAAIYAVKSEFDAMGVTLLLMISGTITDASGRTLSGQTTEAFYNALRHAEPLSFGLNCALGPDELRPYIAELSRISEGYVAAHPNAGLPNAFGEYDLDANAMAEQIGEWTRAGFLNIVGGCCGTTPEHIAAMAAVVEGVAPRALPVLPVSCRLSGLEPLNIGQDTLFVNIGERTNVTGSAKFKRLIKEEKYNEALDVALQQVESGAQIIDINMDEGMLDAEAAMVRFLNLIAGEPDIARVPVMIDSSKWAVIEKGLQCIQGKGIVNSISMKEGEALFLEHARTIRRYGAAMVVMAFDETGQADTRERKIEICRRAYHLLTEQIGFPPEDIIFDPNIFAVATGIEEHNNYAVDFIGACDDIKRELPHAMISGGVSNVSFSFRGNEPVREAIHAVFLFYAIRNGMDMGIVNAGQLAIYDDVDPALKEAVEDVILNRRSDSTERLLACAEAYRGGKSEDDNRQQQAEWRSWPVEKRLEYALVKGITEFIESDTEAARLQATRPIEVIEGPLMAGMNVVGDLFGEGKMFLPQVVKSARVMKQAVAYLEPYIEASKQGGSSNGRIILATVKGDVHDIGKNIVGVVLQCNNYEIIDLGVMVPCEKILQAAVEHQADIIGLSGLITPSLDEMVHVAKEMQRQGFTVPLLIGGATTSKAHTAVKIEQNYAGPTVYVQNASRTVGVVSALLSSGQRDDFVARTRREYETVRIQYARKKPRTPPVPLAVARDNSLPTDWQNYQPPCPVFCGVEEVSADIAMLRPYIDWTPFFMTWSLAGKYPRILQDDVVGEEAQRLFSDANALLDQLHRQRALTPRGVVGIFPANRQGDDIVIYRDEQRSDILAVSHHLRQQTEKKEFANYCLADFVAPITSGKADYLGAFAVTGGLEEDTLAQAYEQNNDDYNKIMLKALADRLAEAFAEYLHKKVRTTLWVMRRMRISATMN
- the metAS gene encoding Homoserine O-succinyltransferase (ID:JIFNMEKO_02812;~source:Prodigal:2.6), with the protein product MPIRVQDELPAVSFLREENVFVMTASRATGQEIRPLKVLILNLMPKKIETENQFLRLLSNSPLQVDIQLLRIDSRESRNTPTEHLNNFYCNFDEIESQNFDGLIVTGAPLGLVDFNDVAYWPQIQRVLHWAKEHVTSTLFVCWAVQAALNILYGIPKLTRETKLSGVYTHQTLDPHALLTRGFDDSFLAPHSRYADFPTQILRDHTDLDLLAESDQAGAYLFASKDKRLAFVTGHPEYDALTLAGEYQRDLQAGLSPEIPHHYYPQNNPALTPCASWRSHGNLLFSNWLNYFVYQITPFDLRSMNPTLE